A genomic segment from Streptomyces sp. NBC_01233 encodes:
- a CDS encoding carbonic anhydrase, translating to MSDRHEAPGRRRVVRAALTGAVAVAAGLGSGARGTPSAVRAAGAAALRPTSPETALGALVAGNARWRTYHERHPDQTRTVRRTLVGGQHPFAVVLGCVDSRVPPELVFDQGLGDLLTVRSAGEVLDEAVLGSIAYGVLELDIPLIVVLGHQSCGAVAAAVRAHEGGPPLPGHMQYLVDQIHPAIDRRLRGAARIDAAITANVRLVSSRLGAEPELAARIAARKLAVVGARYELTSLRVRGIR from the coding sequence ATGTCTGATCGGCACGAGGCCCCGGGACGGCGCCGGGTGGTCCGGGCGGCGCTCACCGGTGCGGTGGCCGTGGCTGCCGGGCTGGGGTCGGGGGCCCGCGGGACCCCGAGCGCCGTCCGCGCCGCGGGAGCGGCGGCGTTGCGGCCCACCTCCCCCGAGACCGCGCTCGGCGCCCTGGTGGCGGGGAACGCGCGCTGGCGCACCTATCACGAGCGGCATCCCGACCAGACGCGGACGGTGCGGCGGACGCTGGTGGGCGGGCAGCACCCGTTCGCCGTCGTCCTCGGCTGCGTCGATTCCCGCGTCCCCCCGGAGCTGGTCTTCGACCAGGGCCTCGGCGACCTGCTGACCGTGCGGTCGGCGGGCGAGGTCCTGGACGAGGCGGTGCTCGGGAGCATCGCCTACGGGGTCCTCGAACTCGACATCCCGCTGATCGTGGTCCTGGGGCACCAGTCGTGCGGGGCCGTCGCCGCGGCCGTCCGGGCCCACGAGGGGGGACCCCCGCTCCCGGGCCACATGCAGTACCTCGTCGACCAGATCCACCCCGCGATCGACCGCAGGCTCCGGGGAGCGGCCCGGATCGACGCGGCGATCACGGCGAACGTGCGCCTGGTGAGCTCGCGGCTGGGGGCCGAACCCGAGCTGGCTGCCAGGATCGCGGCCCGGAAGCTGGCCGTCGTCGGGGCCCGGTACGAGCTCACGAGCCTGCGGGTGCGCGGGATCCGCTGA
- a CDS encoding flavin monoamine oxidase family protein gives MIIDSSPTPDPADESAPTAAPAPASVQRPSRRTVIAGAAAVAGAGALTVAAASAGTPKGPSGSARPDWDTCLTIARAILVRDEDDQPLVPRYADILLKTGLPRSRSRKKVLIVGAGPAGLTAAHLLREAGHEVTVIEANGNRVGGRIKTFRTGGHEKSAAAFADPKQYAEAGAMRIPDSHPLVTGLIDSLGLKRRRFHLVDVDGSGRPAYRTWIFVNGIRVRRADYARSPQALNRSFGVPAAYESLPAAQIVRNAFAPVRKEIEGRKDKALVEGWARVIQRYGHMSMYRYLTEEAKLDERTIDLIGTVENLTSRLHLAFIHSFIGASLISPDTAFFELPDGTATLADALYARVEDVVRLDRRATRITHGEGKVTVDTVSEGRGGAVQRETFTGDTAVITVPFSGLRHIPVAPALSYGKRRAITELHYDAATKVLLEFSRRWWEFDEADWKRELEAVKPGLYRNYQVGRTPADGILLGAHPSVPKGHISEAQRAHYAACRATTRDQPEAAGVIGGGSATDNPNRFMFQPSYPVEGSPGGVVLASYSWSDDALKWDSLDDAERYPRALAGVQEVFGQRIEVFYTGVGRTQSWMRDPYAYGEASVLLPGQHTELFPHVRKAEGNLHFAGCHTSIKPAWIEGALESAVRTALEVHSAP, from the coding sequence ATGATCATCGACTCTTCCCCCACGCCCGACCCCGCGGACGAGTCCGCCCCGACGGCGGCGCCCGCCCCCGCGTCCGTGCAGCGCCCCTCCCGCCGTACCGTCATCGCGGGCGCCGCCGCCGTCGCGGGCGCCGGCGCGCTCACCGTCGCCGCCGCGTCCGCCGGGACCCCGAAGGGCCCCTCCGGCTCCGCGCGCCCCGACTGGGACACCTGCCTGACCATCGCGCGGGCGATCCTCGTACGGGACGAGGACGACCAGCCGCTGGTGCCCCGTTACGCGGACATCCTCCTGAAGACCGGCCTGCCCCGGTCCCGCAGCCGCAAGAAGGTGCTGATCGTGGGTGCCGGGCCGGCCGGGCTCACCGCCGCCCACCTGCTGCGCGAGGCCGGCCACGAGGTCACCGTCATCGAGGCGAACGGCAACCGGGTGGGCGGCCGGATCAAGACCTTCCGCACCGGCGGCCACGAGAAGTCCGCCGCCGCCTTCGCCGACCCCAAGCAGTACGCCGAGGCCGGCGCCATGCGCATCCCCGACAGCCACCCGCTGGTCACCGGGCTGATCGACAGCCTCGGCCTGAAGCGCCGGCGCTTCCACCTGGTCGACGTCGACGGCTCAGGCCGCCCCGCCTACCGTACGTGGATCTTCGTCAACGGCATCCGCGTCCGCCGCGCCGACTACGCGCGCAGCCCGCAGGCCCTCAACCGCTCCTTCGGAGTCCCCGCGGCCTACGAGTCGCTGCCCGCCGCGCAGATCGTGCGCAACGCCTTCGCCCCCGTGCGCAAGGAGATCGAGGGCAGGAAGGACAAGGCCCTCGTCGAGGGCTGGGCCCGCGTCATCCAGCGCTACGGCCACATGTCCATGTACCGCTACCTGACCGAGGAGGCCAAGCTCGACGAGCGGACGATCGACCTGATCGGAACCGTCGAGAACCTCACCTCCCGGCTGCACCTCGCCTTCATCCACAGCTTCATCGGGGCCTCGCTGATCAGCCCGGACACCGCCTTCTTCGAACTGCCCGACGGCACCGCCACCTTGGCCGACGCGCTCTACGCCCGGGTCGAGGACGTCGTACGGCTCGACCGCCGTGCCACCCGGATCACGCACGGGGAGGGCAAGGTCACCGTCGACACGGTCTCCGAGGGCCGCGGCGGCGCCGTGCAGCGCGAGACCTTCACCGGCGACACCGCCGTCATCACCGTCCCCTTCTCCGGGCTGCGGCACATCCCGGTCGCCCCCGCCCTCTCCTACGGCAAGCGCCGCGCGATCACCGAACTGCACTACGACGCGGCCACCAAGGTGCTGCTGGAATTCAGCCGCCGCTGGTGGGAGTTCGACGAGGCCGACTGGAAGCGCGAACTGGAGGCAGTGAAGCCCGGCCTGTACCGGAACTACCAGGTGGGGCGGACCCCGGCGGACGGGATCCTGCTGGGCGCCCACCCCTCCGTGCCCAAGGGCCACATCTCCGAAGCCCAGCGCGCCCACTACGCCGCCTGCCGCGCCACCACCCGCGACCAGCCCGAGGCGGCCGGGGTCATCGGCGGCGGCTCGGCCACCGACAACCCCAACCGGTTCATGTTCCAGCCCTCCTACCCCGTCGAGGGCAGCCCGGGCGGTGTGGTGCTCGCCTCCTACAGCTGGTCGGACGACGCCCTGAAGTGGGACTCCCTGGACGACGCGGAGCGCTACCCGCGGGCGCTCGCCGGGGTCCAGGAGGTCTTCGGGCAGCGGATCGAGGTGTTCTACACGGGTGTCGGACGCACCCAGTCCTGGATGCGCGACCCGTACGCGTACGGCGAGGCCTCCGTGCTGCTGCCCGGCCAGCACACCGAGCTCTTCCCCCACGTCCGCAAGGCCGAAGGGAACCTGCACTTCGCCGGCTGCCACACCTCCATCAAGCCGGCGTGGATCGAGGGAGCCCTGGAATCCGCGGTACGGACCGCCCTGGAGGTCCACTCGGCGCCCTGA
- a CDS encoding CASTOR/POLLUX-related putative ion channel → MAQQHTKSLRLRLRYRFDNLVAGGTAALIGWLALACLAVVIPASTVLVWADRGAPRTLSGRLTAVWVSVGQTLKIGGAVGSPVYVLASVTLALVALLFVSTLVSLITTGINGRIMSLRRGHSTVLEAGHTVVLGWSDQIFPVIGELVAANANQRRSAVAVLAPKDKVEMEDEISAFVTGTGTRAGTGTGTGTGTGTGTGARTTRIICRSGRTTDPTVLARVSPQTAKAVLVLPPAGEAGDAHVVKTLLALDAAVPGPGDAVVVAAVRDTRNHLTARLAAGPGEHVLCVDDIIARLLVQTARQPGLSLVYQELLDFEGDEFYTAAARGLAGRTFGEALLAFTTSSVAGLLRADGGVVLNPDPGTAIGASDRIIVISEDDDTAVPQDAAAWVDEDAIVTARPRSPLPERLLLLGWNRRAPLVLDQLDQFVSAGTTLDVVALGGETTLHTASEIAGVRSRLEVSFHGGDITDPEVLAKLDVPSYDSVIVIGEAVTGTGAATDPDTDAGPGSDTETDDRTLVTLLHLRAIGEAAQRELSLTTEMSDDGNRLLAPAREGADFIVSGRLISLLMTQISESRYLADVFEELFRAEGNELYLKPVADYVRTGHEVSFATLVESARRRGECAVGYRLRAPAATGPAFGVRLNPDKRQRVRFGEHDWLIVLAES, encoded by the coding sequence ATGGCACAGCAGCACACGAAGTCCCTGCGGCTGCGCCTGCGGTACCGGTTCGACAATCTGGTGGCAGGGGGCACCGCCGCGCTCATCGGCTGGCTCGCCCTGGCCTGTCTCGCCGTAGTGATCCCGGCGAGCACCGTGCTCGTCTGGGCCGACCGTGGTGCTCCGAGGACGCTCTCCGGCCGCCTGACGGCCGTGTGGGTCAGCGTCGGGCAGACCCTCAAGATCGGCGGCGCGGTCGGCTCCCCCGTCTACGTGCTGGCCTCGGTGACGCTCGCCCTGGTCGCGCTGCTGTTCGTGTCCACCCTGGTCAGCCTGATCACCACCGGCATCAACGGGCGGATCATGTCGCTGCGCCGCGGCCACTCCACCGTCCTGGAGGCGGGGCACACCGTCGTCCTCGGATGGTCCGATCAGATCTTCCCCGTGATCGGGGAGCTCGTGGCCGCCAACGCCAACCAGCGCAGGTCCGCCGTCGCCGTGCTCGCCCCGAAGGACAAGGTGGAGATGGAGGACGAGATCTCCGCCTTCGTCACGGGTACCGGTACGCGTGCCGGTACGGGTACCGGTACGGGTACCGGTACGGGTACCGGTACGGGTGCCCGTACGACGAGGATCATCTGCCGCAGCGGCCGCACCACGGATCCCACGGTGCTGGCCCGGGTGAGCCCGCAGACCGCGAAGGCCGTGCTCGTCCTGCCTCCCGCCGGGGAGGCGGGCGACGCCCACGTGGTGAAGACCCTGCTCGCCCTCGACGCGGCGGTTCCCGGGCCCGGTGACGCGGTGGTGGTCGCCGCCGTCCGTGACACCCGCAACCACCTCACCGCCCGGCTGGCGGCCGGGCCCGGCGAGCACGTCCTGTGCGTCGACGACATCATCGCGCGGCTCCTCGTGCAGACCGCGCGCCAGCCCGGACTCTCGCTCGTCTACCAGGAGTTGCTCGACTTCGAAGGCGACGAGTTCTACACCGCCGCCGCCCGGGGTCTCGCCGGACGCACCTTCGGCGAGGCCCTCCTGGCCTTCACCACGTCCTCGGTGGCCGGTCTGCTGCGCGCCGACGGCGGCGTCGTCCTCAACCCGGATCCCGGTACGGCGATCGGCGCGAGCGACCGGATCATCGTCATCTCCGAGGACGACGACACGGCCGTGCCCCAGGACGCGGCCGCCTGGGTCGACGAGGACGCGATCGTGACGGCCCGCCCGCGGAGCCCGCTGCCCGAACGCCTGCTCCTGCTGGGCTGGAACCGCCGCGCCCCGCTCGTCCTGGATCAGCTCGACCAGTTCGTGAGCGCCGGAACCACCCTGGACGTGGTGGCTCTCGGCGGCGAAACGACCCTGCACACCGCGTCCGAGATCGCTGGGGTGCGCAGCCGCCTCGAAGTGTCCTTCCACGGCGGGGACATCACCGATCCCGAGGTCCTGGCGAAGCTGGACGTCCCCTCGTACGACAGCGTGATCGTCATCGGCGAGGCGGTGACCGGGACGGGGGCGGCCACCGACCCCGACACCGACGCCGGCCCCGGCAGCGACACCGAGACGGACGACCGCACGCTGGTCACGCTGCTGCACCTGCGGGCGATCGGGGAGGCCGCGCAGCGGGAGCTCTCGCTCACCACCGAGATGTCGGACGACGGCAACCGGCTGCTGGCCCCCGCCCGGGAGGGCGCCGACTTCATCGTGAGCGGCCGGCTCATCAGTCTCCTCATGACCCAGATCTCGGAGAGCCGCTACCTGGCGGACGTGTTCGAGGAGCTCTTCAGGGCGGAGGGGAACGAGCTCTACCTGAAGCCGGTCGCGGACTACGTCCGCACCGGCCACGAGGTGTCGTTCGCCACCCTCGTCGAGTCGGCGCGCCGCCGCGGTGAATGCGCGGTCGGCTACCGGCTGCGCGCGCCGGCCGCCACGGGCCCCGCCTTCGGGGTCCGGCTCAATCCCGACAAGCGGCAGCGGGTCCGCTTCGGCGAGCACGACTGGCTGATCGTGCTCGCCGAAAGCTGA
- a CDS encoding isochorismatase family protein, translated as MTDDPNRLTLGEDTALVLIDLQTGILGMPIARPAPEILEKGIALAEAFRAHRLPVVLVKVAWSPDGGDLPTANVDRPGPAAAPPPAFSEIPAELAALGDAVVTKRHWGAFTGTELDLQLRRRGIHRIVLAGISTSAGVESTARTAWELSYDLVFAEDATADTDPDSHAHTFGKIFPRIGKVSSTDEVIAALRSPS; from the coding sequence ATGACCGACGACCCGAACCGCCTCACCCTCGGCGAGGACACGGCCCTGGTCCTCATCGACCTCCAGACGGGCATCCTGGGCATGCCCATCGCCAGGCCCGCGCCCGAGATCCTCGAGAAGGGCATCGCGCTCGCCGAGGCGTTCCGCGCCCACCGGCTGCCCGTGGTCCTGGTCAAGGTGGCCTGGTCCCCCGACGGCGGCGACCTGCCCACCGCCAACGTGGACCGCCCCGGTCCGGCCGCCGCCCCGCCGCCCGCGTTCTCCGAGATCCCCGCGGAACTCGCCGCCCTCGGCGACGCGGTCGTCACCAAGCGGCACTGGGGCGCCTTCACCGGCACCGAGCTCGACCTCCAGCTGCGCCGCCGCGGCATCCACCGCATCGTCCTGGCCGGCATCTCCACCAGCGCGGGCGTCGAGTCCACCGCCCGTACGGCGTGGGAACTCAGCTACGACCTGGTCTTCGCGGAGGACGCGACCGCCGACACGGACCCCGACTCCCACGCCCACACCTTCGGCAAGATCTTCCCGCGCATCGGCAAGGTCAGCAGCACCGACGAGGTCATCGCAGCCCTGCGGTCCCCTTCCTAG
- a CDS encoding tyrosine-type recombinase/integrase has product MAYATARPPRSTSTTSWPTTSTASASKSTKQYDRLKHRKIGEYRDVPLPQRTKNAIKSYAEKHGTTDGYLLRHPRDSGRPFQPYLFQNQWQRLRTRGELDIPEGMVIYSLRHFFASNCLTHNIPITDVAEWMGHNNIDITFKTYRHLMPGSIGTAAKLLDAGLAA; this is encoded by the coding sequence GTGGCCTACGCAACGGCGAGGCCGCCGCGGTCAACCTCAACAACATCGTGGCCGACGACGTCTACCGCGTCAGCGAGCAAGTCAACCAAGCAGTACGACCGCCTCAAGCACCGCAAAATCGGCGAGTACCGCGACGTCCCCCTTCCCCAGCGGACCAAGAACGCCATCAAGTCGTACGCCGAGAAGCACGGCACCACCGACGGCTACCTGCTGCGTCACCCAAGGGACTCCGGCCGCCCCTTCCAGCCCTACCTCTTCCAGAACCAGTGGCAGCGGCTCAGGACACGAGGCGAACTCGACATACCCGAAGGCATGGTCATCTACAGCCTCCGCCACTTCTTCGCCTCGAACTGCCTCACGCACAACATCCCCATCACGGACGTCGCCGAATGGATGGGACACAACAACATCGACATCACCTTCAAGACCTACCGACACCTCATGCCCGGCTCGATCGGCACAGCCGCCAAACTCCTGGACGCCGGCCTGGCCGCATGA